A single window of Vibrio campbellii CAIM 519 = NBRC 15631 = ATCC 25920 DNA harbors:
- the azu gene encoding azurin encodes MTLRLLAVAFAITGASFGVQASTECEVSIDANDMMKFSAETLSVPATCKEVKLTLNHTGKLAAESMGHNVVITDTVNLQAVGTDGMSAGLENNYIKPNDERVYASTKVVGGGESTSITFSTEKMTKEGDYSFFCSFPGHWAIMKGKFQLI; translated from the coding sequence TCGCCATAACAGGTGCAAGTTTTGGTGTACAAGCTAGCACTGAGTGTGAAGTGTCCATTGATGCCAACGACATGATGAAGTTTTCTGCCGAGACACTCAGCGTTCCAGCGACTTGTAAAGAAGTGAAACTTACGCTTAACCACACTGGCAAGTTGGCCGCTGAGTCCATGGGGCATAACGTTGTGATAACAGATACAGTTAACTTACAAGCCGTAGGTACAGACGGTATGTCTGCGGGCCTTGAAAACAACTACATAAAACCAAACGATGAACGTGTTTATGCTTCAACTAAAGTCGTGGGCGGCGGTGAAAGTACTTCTATCACCTTCAGCACAGAGAAGATGACAAAAGAAGGTGATTACTCTTTCTTCTGCTCTTTCCCTGGCCACTGGGCAATCATGAAAGGTAAATTTCAGCTAATATAA
- a CDS encoding mechanosensitive ion channel family protein: MEKVQLVVDFLLTHKILFSALILLFIIVLRRLILSRIRGDDAFITEEQRSWMSRTKNGMFALTLILLFILWQSEISEFALSVTAIAVAIVVASKEIILCFTGSIQRASSRSFRIGDWIEVGKLCGEVIEHNMMATVIQEIDLHHGQYHFTGKTATLPNSMFFTYPVKNLNFMKRYVYHDFSVVVKDFVNLYPLLPLLTDKIDDHCSYFADVAHRYNAMIEKHAGVDLPGAEPHIHISSNINGEQILHIMIFCPTDKANHLEHLIRKDFMELYEQRFNFIGAQSPSSIITNSI; this comes from the coding sequence CGTTTGATTCTGTCTCGAATTCGTGGCGACGATGCCTTCATTACGGAAGAACAACGCAGCTGGATGTCGAGAACCAAAAACGGCATGTTCGCGCTTACGCTGATCCTGTTGTTCATCTTATGGCAATCAGAAATCAGCGAGTTCGCCCTAAGCGTCACCGCTATTGCAGTGGCGATTGTTGTTGCATCTAAAGAGATTATTCTTTGTTTTACCGGTTCGATTCAACGAGCCAGTTCGCGTTCGTTTCGCATCGGTGACTGGATTGAAGTCGGCAAGCTGTGTGGCGAAGTGATTGAGCACAACATGATGGCGACAGTGATTCAAGAAATCGACCTACATCATGGGCAATACCACTTCACGGGGAAAACCGCGACGTTGCCTAACAGTATGTTTTTCACCTACCCAGTGAAGAACCTCAACTTTATGAAGCGTTACGTTTACCATGACTTTTCTGTTGTGGTGAAAGACTTCGTCAACCTATACCCGCTTTTGCCGTTACTGACCGATAAGATTGACGATCATTGCAGTTATTTTGCTGATGTTGCACACCGTTACAATGCGATGATCGAGAAGCACGCTGGTGTCGATCTACCGGGTGCTGAGCCGCACATTCATATCTCAAGTAACATCAACGGCGAGCAAATCCTGCATATCATGATTTTCTGCCCGACTGACAAGGCAAACCATTTAGAGCATCTGATTCGTAAAGACTTTATGGAGCTTTATGAGCAGCGATTTAATTTTATTGGAGCGCAGAGTCCCAGCTCAATAATCACGAACTCAATCTAA